Proteins co-encoded in one Klebsiella michiganensis genomic window:
- a CDS encoding oxidoreductase, translating into MPNPNLTPPMRVAIIGPGQIAENVHAAYYATIPSLALVAACGRDLARTRAFAAKLGIPAAYDDVGQMLREAKPEIVSVCSPNSLHYEHVMQALEAGCHVLCENPPAMTVVQADEMRRAAKKANRVLAYNFHHRFALDSALLREQVQAGTLGDVYVTTAKALRRSGVPSWGNFISKDSQGGGPLIDLGIHMLDAALYVLGFPTVTRVMAHSFRRLGNSKNSGQFGEWDPALYTVEDALFGVVEFEGGGILRLDTSFILNVEDTSQMNVEFCGERAGATLFPAHIYHDRDGKLETLRRREAADDRRHFRAMESFVRHVQGEAAMVADAEQGYVVQQIVAALYASAEQGGGWVTL; encoded by the coding sequence ATGCCCAACCCAAACCTCACTCCCCCCATGCGGGTCGCCATCATCGGGCCGGGGCAAATCGCGGAGAACGTACACGCGGCTTACTATGCGACTATTCCTTCTCTGGCTTTAGTGGCGGCCTGCGGGCGCGACCTGGCGCGTACCCGGGCGTTTGCGGCTAAGCTCGGCATCCCGGCGGCGTATGACGATGTCGGGCAAATGCTACGTGAGGCGAAGCCGGAGATCGTCAGCGTTTGTTCGCCTAATAGTCTGCACTACGAGCACGTCATGCAGGCGCTGGAGGCGGGTTGCCATGTTCTGTGCGAAAATCCTCCGGCGATGACGGTGGTGCAGGCGGACGAGATGCGGCGGGCGGCGAAGAAGGCCAATCGGGTGCTGGCCTACAATTTCCACCATCGCTTTGCGCTGGACAGCGCCCTGCTGCGCGAGCAGGTTCAGGCTGGTACTCTGGGGGATGTCTATGTCACCACGGCCAAAGCGCTGCGCCGCAGCGGCGTGCCGTCGTGGGGGAATTTCATCAGCAAGGATTCCCAGGGCGGCGGCCCGCTGATCGATCTCGGCATTCATATGCTGGACGCCGCGCTTTATGTGCTCGGCTTCCCCACAGTGACGCGGGTGATGGCCCACAGCTTCCGCAGGCTGGGCAACAGCAAAAACAGCGGTCAGTTCGGCGAGTGGGATCCGGCGCTTTACACGGTGGAAGACGCGCTGTTCGGCGTGGTCGAGTTCGAAGGCGGCGGTATTCTGCGCCTGGACACCTCCTTTATCCTCAACGTGGAAGACACCTCGCAAATGAACGTCGAGTTCTGCGGCGAACGCGCCGGTGCCACGCTGTTCCCGGCCCATATTTACCACGACCGTGACGGCAAGCTGGAAACGCTCCGCCGCCGGGAGGCCGCCGACGACCGTCGCCATTTCCGCGCCATGGAAAGTTTTGTTCGCCACGTTCAGGGCGAGGCGGCCATGGTGGCCGATGCCGAACAGGGTTATGTGGTGCAGCAGATCGTCGCCGCGCTCTATGCTTCGGCGGAACAGGGCGGTGGCTGGGTAACGCTTTAG
- a CDS encoding transcriptional regulator, giving the protein MHILMIDRQSIFIEGMTSALKPFIPEIKIHGIFNQQDIYLSLGQFPASLILLDGDGNKNDGLKLLDELAEKLPSVPVVMLVNKYQPAQLRQFLRHHAVAAIRRDSPPATIAQTLQTAAMGMLCFPHESLHSLNESGDASTLLSDRQKEILKLLAAGESNKQISRQLNISAGTVKAHLESIFRRLNVSNRTQAAMLYTEE; this is encoded by the coding sequence ATGCATATTCTGATGATCGACAGGCAATCAATATTTATTGAAGGCATGACATCCGCACTCAAACCATTCATTCCAGAAATAAAAATTCATGGTATTTTCAACCAGCAAGACATTTATCTAAGTTTAGGCCAATTCCCCGCATCATTAATACTCCTGGATGGTGATGGAAATAAAAATGATGGGTTAAAACTCCTCGATGAACTCGCCGAGAAATTACCTTCTGTACCGGTCGTTATGCTGGTCAATAAATACCAGCCGGCACAATTGCGGCAGTTTCTTCGGCATCACGCCGTGGCGGCAATCCGGCGGGATTCTCCTCCAGCCACCATAGCACAAACCTTGCAAACAGCCGCGATGGGCATGCTTTGCTTCCCCCATGAAAGCCTCCACAGCCTGAATGAGAGTGGAGACGCCAGCACGCTGCTTAGCGACAGGCAAAAAGAAATACTGAAACTGCTTGCGGCGGGAGAATCGAATAAACAGATCAGCCGCCAGCTTAATATCAGTGCGGGTACGGTGAAGGCGCATCTGGAGTCTATTTTTAGGCGCCTGAACGTCTCTAATCGTACTCAGGCAGCCATGCTTTACACCGAAGAATAA